CCCTAATACCGTGTCTCCTGGGCTGATTGTCTCGTCTTGCCTTTTGGCTGGAACAGAAGCCTAAAAACCCAGGTTTCCATTTTGAGACTGTTGGATATCTTACCTATTGATGCTCAATAGATGCATTTTAACTAAACGGTAAATGTTACGATAAGTAATTATGTTACTTATTGTttggtataaatatttacaaatataagggcaaaaaatatttgctttttaatatagCCGATCTCACTCTTGTTCCCAGAAGCAAAAGGCTCACGGAAGGAATCTTTTGAAAAGCAACTTATTTAGGACTAAAATGCCCTTCATTCTGACTCTTAAAATCAATCAGTTTTAGTTCTTCCACTCtggcaacaacaaaaatctgCAGGTGTGGTGTCTCCGTACCGGGGTCCCCTATAACTGTTGGAGTGGGGGTCTCCTGCCTGGCAGCGGGGACAGTGACCGGGCGATGGCCGGGTGCCATTGACGGAGGGGCCCGGTGAGGTAACCAGCCAGCGACTGTCCCCGAGAGGAGCTGTGGGGGCTGGGCTCACTTTCCCAcaggacacccaggcttctgtgCTCCGTGGTGTGGGGGTTTTCTGCAGTCCCAGAGCCACTATGTCATAGCTCAGGGCCACACTTCCGGTTCCCCTGACTGGGTGCCCCCACACCAGGTTGCCAATGCCCCGCTCTTTGTCTAGAGGGATCCAGGATGAGGAGCTGCAGAAATTTTGTTCCCGGGTCGTTAAGCTGCTGCAGAAGGAGGAACTGGGTCCCGACGCTGTAGACGCCCTGCAGAGGCTCTTCCTCATTGTGTCAGCCACGAAATACAAGAGGAAGTAAGTGTGATGATCTTGGGGGATGCAGGCCCCGGCCAGGCTCCCAGCACGTGAGGCTGCGGTGGGTGCCTGTCCGCACCTGGCAGGTTGGCACACACGTGCGTCGGGCCCTGGCATCTTCTGTCCTCGGAAAGCCGCACCAATGGCCCTCAGATACAGAAAGCTCTTCCTGCCTGCCAGGGGGTccccgggggcttctgggggTGGGTGCTCCTTCAGTGATGTGCCACCCACCCACACAGCCTTGTCCTCCCAGGCTGGAGAAGACCTGCGTGGACCTGCTACAGACCACACTCTGCGCGCCCAAGTGCCCCGAGCAGCTCCAGCTTCTCTGCACTGCCATCCTGAGAGAGAGGTCACCCTCTGATGACCTGAACCTGTCCTGTGACCACGTCCAGAACAGCCGGCAGCTGAGCCTGGTGGCCTCTGTGCTCTTGGCCCAGGTGAGGTGACGATCGCTGCTCAGATGGGCCGTCCTGTTCTTGGTGGCTCTGGGGTGCCAGTGCACGGTCCCTGTGCAGACACGGACCTGCCACATGCGCAGGCTTGGCTTGacctcacctccccttccattctACTGTGTTTGTGGGTGCTGCTGGCGTGCCAGTACACCCTGCACCTGGATGCTTCTGGAAGGAGAAGTACCAGCCTCCCCTGACCCCTCCTGGTCTGCCCCCATTGTTCCCGGGGAGGTGGCCGGGCTCCGTGAAGGCTAATTCAGACTGCTCTGGGGACACTCCTGGACATAAGAGGTAGCATCATGGAAACAGTGATGCTTGTAGAGACGCAGCCTACAGCCCCATCCCAGATGTGTTCAGACCAGATGACCTGTCGTTCACCCACTCAGGCAGGTCACCACTTCATGATCCCCCTGTGTTGCACTTGAAGGGTGACAAAAAGGAAGAGGTCAGAAGCGTGGGCCAGCGCGCCTTCAGAGTCCTTGAGAGCCGGCAGCCCGAGGGGCCCAGTCTGAGGCACCTGCTCCCGGTTGTGTCCAAGGTCACCCACCTGGCCCCGCACACCCTCCATGAAGGTAGTCGCCTGTTTTTCCCTAGAGGAGGGATGGTGGAGAGGTGGTGGGGGAGGCCTGAGGACCCAGCACTGTCTAGTGCTCATTGTCTAGAAGGACCTGCTCATGCCCCTGTGGCGCAAGTCTGCGGGGTTGACTGTTTCCCACACGTTGCCCTGCCTCTCTCCATCCATAGACCAGACCAACCTGCTCAGCAAGAGGCTGGTGGACTGGCTTCGCTATGCGAGCGTCCAGCAAGGGGTCCCACACACTTCCGGAGGCTTCTTCTCTGCACCCAGAGCCCGGCAGGTGAGCCTGGAGACTCAGAACCTCCATGTCCTGGAGCTTCCCTCGCTATCCTGGCCAGCATTGCCCCAGGGTCCCTTCAGCTCCTCCTGTCCTTCCACCTGCCCTGGTTCCAGAATGATCCCTCCCCACTTGTGTGGGTAGGCTCTGGGTCCCCAGGGTCGAGCCCCCAGCCTGTGATGTGTGCTAATCCCACTGGCAAGGGTCACTTACCTGATAGAGGACCGTGTCAGCTCAGGTGCCAGCATTTATATGTCTCATGGGGGCCCCCCAGTCCACAAGAGTGTGAGGGCAGAGCCAGGCATACAGCCTCCCCATGTGAGCCTGTTGGCGCCCCCTGGCCTTGGACCCCAGCACCTCCCTGGCCCCCAGCACCTCCCTGGCCCAGGTCCCCCACGACCCGCCCTTCCTTCCTTACCTCCTGCAGCCAGGCCCTGTCACCGAGGTAGATGGAGCGGTGGCCACAGATTTCTTCACTGTGCTGTCCACGGGCCAGCACTTCACAGAGGACCAGTGGCTGAATGTGCAGGCCTTCTCCATGCTCCGGGCATGGCTGCTACACagcagcccccggggccccagcagCCCCGACACAGGTGGGAcacaggggaggggagcaggagggaggcaggaccAGGTGTGCCCTGGGGGAATGCTGGCAGCCCTGGCCGAGCCTCATTGGCACCGGGAGGCCCTTCCCCATCATGCAGGAGAAGCCGGGGTGATCACTGAGGGCAGACATCAACAAGGGTGTCAGAGAGCTTCACCAAAGCCCTTCTCTGCAGCGGTGTAGACAGGTGGACTTTCCGGGGGAGGTGGGATGCCTGTACTCCATGGGGCATCTGGTGAGGGTGACGGTGGGGGCCGGCGGGGCAAGGCCTGGGTGGCCTGCCGCAGGGGCTCCCTTCACGCCCCTGGATGGGCCAGGCCGAGTGCCCTCCGAGTGCCCCCCTCTCTTCCAGACGACAAGTCGGAGCTGGAGGGCTCCACCCTGTCTGTGCTGTCGGCCACCTCCACCGCCAGCCACCTGCTGCCACCCCAGGAGCGGCTGAGGGAGAAGGCCTTCGAGTACTGCCAGCGCCTCATCGAGCAGAGCACGCGGCGTGAGTCCTGCTGTCATGCTCCACCCCGAGGGGGCCGGAGCCTGGGCAGCCTCTTTGTCCCAGGGGGGCCTTTGGCTTCCAGGCCTAAGCCCGGGGATCTGGGCATCGGGCAGGACCTGTCCCCAGCCCACCAGCGTCTGGCCCAGCCTCCCGTCCCCTTGGGGTGGGGGCGCCCTCTGCTGGTCTGCTCCCTGCCACCGTGTCCTCCTGGAGCTTCCAGAACAGGGTGTGTCCTGCTCACTGTTTGATGGTGACCAGAGACCAGGTGACTTTCTTCCTCCCCCAGGAGCCCTGCGGAAGGGGGACTCGGACCTGCAGAAAGCCGTAGGTGCCGGGcaggccgggcggggcgggcctcACCCCCGTGGCTCTGTCCGAGCCCGACTCCGTGCCCGCCCCACAGTGCCTGGTGGAGGCTGTGCTGCTGCTGGACGTGCTCTGTCGGCAGGACCCGTCCTTCCTGTACCGCACACTGTCCTGCCTGAAGGCCCTGCACGCACGGCTGTGCGGGGACCCGGCCCGGGTGCGGGCGCTGCTGCCCATCGCGCAGTTCTTCCTGAACCATGGTGAGCTCCTGTCTCGCGCGCCGTCTCTCAGGGTCCAGATGCTGTTCTGGTTCGAGGTGAAGCACAGCCTCTCTGTTCCTGTTTGTTGCTCCTCTTCCTTTGTTCGTGGAGCCACGTCGTTTTAATGGACTGTTAGCACCAAACAGGGTGGTGTTTAAATGGGTCATGTAGTGGATTGAACTGTGGCAGCTTCACACTGATCTTAGAACTCTTTGCCACGAGAGTGCACGCGAGTTTTGTGGAAGGTGCCATGAATCCAGCACATTCCAAAGAAGGTTCCACACTGTGTGACTCAGGGATTGGTTTGTCGCCAGAGACTCCCAGGGAGAGCAGGCTGTGGCGTGGCCAGTTTTCCCTGTGGAGGAAGGACACCTGGGGCGCCTGGTGTCCAGGACTCCGAGGGCCCCTAGCCAGCCGTCCTCACAAGGAGGCGGGGACGTTCTGCTGGGGTCCTGACACCGCCGCTGCCTTTCAGGGGAGGCGGCCGCCGTGGACTCAGAAGCCATCCTCCAGCACCTGTTCACCAGGATACCCTGCGAGCTCTTCCACAGCCCCATGCTGGCTTTCGAGTTTGTCTGCTTCTGCAGGGACAGCCTTCCGGTGTTTGGCAGGAACCTTGACATTCTCAGACGGAGCTTCCCCAACCTCTTCAAGGCATGCTCCGGTGTGCTCAGGCCAGAGTGGGTGGCCCGGCGGGGTGGGGATGCAgcgcccctctccctgctcctccctcccggGAGgtggcctgggctgcaggcagagggccCAGGGACCaccagggagtgggggtggggggtgggggggtgcttcTGTGCATCACACCCTGGGGAGCTCCCTGCTGGGCCCAACTGCAGTTTATTCTAGAACTTGCCCTGTAGGCTCCTCTCATGCAGGAGCCTTGCCTGCTGGGCTCAGCCCTCCGTGCTGCTGACTTTTGATGTGTGTCTGTGACTGGCTATTGTCACTGTGTGGGCTTTGCTAATTCAGCTGGAGCCTCAGTCCTTTTGTTAGAGAAAAAACAGTGATGAACGCAAATCATCATTGCTACGAAGCGAACACAGGGGCAGGGGGTTTTACAGATTACAATGGCCCAGGGGCCGTGGGTGGGACCAAGGGGCTCTCCCCTGCCCCATGGGGGCCCTCCCGGCTCCCACCGAGCATAGCTCGTCCCCGCAGCTCCTGGCCTGGAACAGCCCAGCCCTCACCTCAGAGTTCGTGGCACTCTTGCCATCACTGGTGGACTCGGGCACGGCCGTGGAAATGCTCCACGCGCTGCTGGACCTGCCCTGTCTCACTGCGGCCTTGGACCTGCAGCTCAGGTGAGCCCCGGCGGTGACAACTGTCCTGggtcccctccccatcccctgctgTTCGTGAGCTGCCCCAACGAGAGCACCCATACCCTGGGCCTTGGAGCCTCTGGCGGGTCTCACACAGCGGTAGAACCCCACCCTGCAGGTACTGGGTCCCAGGCCCCTTCCGGTCCATCCCTCTGAGGCTCATCGCTGGCTCAGGGTGCTGTGATGACACAGTGACGACTGCTCTGTTTCTCCTGAGGGTTGGAGTCAAGTCTCTCCACCCCGGAGCCCGGCCTTAGGCATCTGCTTGCTTGCAGGCTGTCACCAGCTGCAGCCGAAAGACCACTGTGGGATGTCTCCCTCAGGAACCCTAGCTGCCTGGAGGCCTCCCGGGACCCACAGTTCCAGGGTCTCCTCCAGCACCTGCTGCGTGCCACGGCCAGTGGAACCACGGAGAGGTAGGGGCCGCTTGGGCCGGGGGGCCCTGGTCGGGTTGGGGGGGTGGTGCCTGCGGCTGAGCATCCCCTGGGCCCAGGTAGGACAGGAGAGCACCCTGAAGCCTTGGGACAGGGCTATATGTGTGGCCAGAGCCCATTCTCAGTGTGGGTGAGACTTGTCTGGGGACATCTGCCCCCCGGCCTTGTGCCTTCTGGCCCAAAGGGGCCTCTGCGGTCGCCCCCCACCCTTGGCAGGCACCACCCATGCCGTGGGTGCTCGCTGGACTCGGGCCTCCCACTCAGTTCTTTACCAGCTCCCTGATGTGGTCCACACAACCCTGCAAGATAGGCACTGTGGTGACTCCATCCTGCAGCTGCAGAAACCAAGGGGTAGCACTTCCCAGGAGCGGGAGGGCCAGGACTGGAACAAGGCATCCCGACTGCA
The sequence above is drawn from the Canis lupus baileyi chromosome 8, mCanLup2.hap1, whole genome shotgun sequence genome and encodes:
- the AP5Z1 gene encoding AP-5 complex subunit zeta-1 isoform X3, with the protein product MFTAGAEGLLHQARGIQDEELQKFCSRVVKLLQKEELGPDAVDALQRLFLIVSATKYKRKLEKTCVDLLQTTLCAPKCPEQLQLLCTAILRERSPSDDLNLSCDHVQNSRQLSLVASVLLAQGDKKEEVRSVGQRAFRVLESRQPEGPSLRHLLPVVSKVTHLAPHTLHEDQTNLLSKRLVDWLRYASVQQGVPHTSGGFFSAPRARQPGPVTEVDGAVATDFFTVLSTGQHFTEDQWLNVQAFSMLRAWLLHSSPRGPSSPDTDDKSELEGSTLSVLSATSTASHLLPPQERLREKAFEYCQRLIEQSTRRALRKGDSDLQKACLVEAVLLLDVLCRQDPSFLYRTLSCLKALHARLCGDPARVRALLPIAQFFLNHGEAAAVDSEAILQHLFTRIPCELFHSPMLAFEFVCFCRDSLPVFGRNLDILRRSFPNLFKLLAWNSPALTSEFVALLPSLVDSGTAVEMLHALLDLPCLTAALDLQLRLSPAAAERPLWDVSLRNPSCLEASRDPQFQGLLQHLLRATASGTTERLAPLHQLLQPLASLTRVVQCAEAVPTLLQAFFSAVTQFADGALSNQLALLLLERSDSLYQVPQYEAHVHRVLSSQFLVLCARHPSLVVELAKELLEFVGSVSSVHSRETMLTAVVWAVGEYLSVSWDRRCTVEQINRFFEALEALLFEVTQSRPSATLPKCPPRVITVLMTTLTKLASRSQDLIPRVSLFLSKMRSLAQNPAPSSDRCGEDAGAVCTRAAELLTLLKMPSVAQFVLTPSAEVSEPRYHRDTNTALPLALRTVSRLVEKEAGLLLG
- the AP5Z1 gene encoding AP-5 complex subunit zeta-1 isoform X4, with protein sequence MSPWAMARGIQDEELQKFCSRVVKLLQKEELGPDAVDALQRLFLIVSATKYKRKLEKTCVDLLQTTLCAPKCPEQLQLLCTAILRERSPSDDLNLSCDHVQNSRQLSLVASVLLAQGDKKEEVRSVGQRAFRVLESRQPEGPSLRHLLPVVSKVTHLAPHTLHEDQTNLLSKRLVDWLRYASVQQGVPHTSGGFFSAPRARQPGPVTEVDGAVATDFFTVLSTGQHFTEDQWLNVQAFSMLRAWLLHSSPRGPSSPDTDDKSELEGSTLSVLSATSTASHLLPPQERLREKAFEYCQRLIEQSTRRALRKGDSDLQKACLVEAVLLLDVLCRQDPSFLYRTLSCLKALHARLCGDPARVRALLPIAQFFLNHGEAAAVDSEAILQHLFTRIPCELFHSPMLAFEFVCFCRDSLPVFGRNLDILRRSFPNLFKLLAWNSPALTSEFVALLPSLVDSGTAVEMLHALLDLPCLTAALDLQLRLSPAAAERPLWDVSLRNPSCLEASRDPQFQGLLQHLLRATASGTTERLAPLHQLLQPLASLTRVVQCAEAVPTLLQAFFSAVTQFADGALSNQLALLLLERSDSLYQVPQYEAHVHRVLSSQFLVLCARHPSLVVELAKELLEFVGSVSSVHSRETMLTAVVWAVGEYLSVSWDRRCTVEQINRFFEALEALLFEVTQSRPSATLPKCPPRVITVLMTTLTKLASRSQDLIPRVSLFLSKMRSLAQNPAPSSDRCGEDAGAVCTRAAELLTLLKMPSVAQFVLTPSAEVSEPRYHRDTNTALPLALRTVSRLVEKEAGLLLG
- the AP5Z1 gene encoding AP-5 complex subunit zeta-1 isoform X2, which gives rise to MTPRHLNSRASLCLRGIQDEELQKFCSRVVKLLQKEELGPDAVDALQRLFLIVSATKYKRKLEKTCVDLLQTTLCAPKCPEQLQLLCTAILRERSPSDDLNLSCDHVQNSRQLSLVASVLLAQGDKKEEVRSVGQRAFRVLESRQPEGPSLRHLLPVVSKVTHLAPHTLHEDQTNLLSKRLVDWLRYASVQQGVPHTSGGFFSAPRARQPGPVTEVDGAVATDFFTVLSTGQHFTEDQWLNVQAFSMLRAWLLHSSPRGPSSPDTDDKSELEGSTLSVLSATSTASHLLPPQERLREKAFEYCQRLIEQSTRRALRKGDSDLQKACLVEAVLLLDVLCRQDPSFLYRTLSCLKALHARLCGDPARVRALLPIAQFFLNHGEAAAVDSEAILQHLFTRIPCELFHSPMLAFEFVCFCRDSLPVFGRNLDILRRSFPNLFKLLAWNSPALTSEFVALLPSLVDSGTAVEMLHALLDLPCLTAALDLQLRLSPAAAERPLWDVSLRNPSCLEASRDPQFQGLLQHLLRATASGTTERLAPLHQLLQPLASLTRVVQCAEAVPTLLQAFFSAVTQFADGALSNQLALLLLERSDSLYQVPQYEAHVHRVLSSQFLVLCARHPSLVVELAKELLEFVGSVSSVHSRETMLTAVVWAVGEYLSVSWDRRCTVEQINRFFEALEALLFEVTQSRPSATLPKCPPRVITVLMTTLTKLASRSQDLIPRVSLFLSKMRSLAQNPAPSSDRCGEDAGAVCTRAAELLTLLKMPSVAQFVLTPSAEVSEPRYHRDTNTALPLALRTVSRLVEKEAGLLLG
- the AP5Z1 gene encoding AP-5 complex subunit zeta-1 isoform X1, encoding MRASKQKKTKHHEEVQLFPQTARHGGIQDEELQKFCSRVVKLLQKEELGPDAVDALQRLFLIVSATKYKRKLEKTCVDLLQTTLCAPKCPEQLQLLCTAILRERSPSDDLNLSCDHVQNSRQLSLVASVLLAQGDKKEEVRSVGQRAFRVLESRQPEGPSLRHLLPVVSKVTHLAPHTLHEDQTNLLSKRLVDWLRYASVQQGVPHTSGGFFSAPRARQPGPVTEVDGAVATDFFTVLSTGQHFTEDQWLNVQAFSMLRAWLLHSSPRGPSSPDTDDKSELEGSTLSVLSATSTASHLLPPQERLREKAFEYCQRLIEQSTRRALRKGDSDLQKACLVEAVLLLDVLCRQDPSFLYRTLSCLKALHARLCGDPARVRALLPIAQFFLNHGEAAAVDSEAILQHLFTRIPCELFHSPMLAFEFVCFCRDSLPVFGRNLDILRRSFPNLFKLLAWNSPALTSEFVALLPSLVDSGTAVEMLHALLDLPCLTAALDLQLRLSPAAAERPLWDVSLRNPSCLEASRDPQFQGLLQHLLRATASGTTERLAPLHQLLQPLASLTRVVQCAEAVPTLLQAFFSAVTQFADGALSNQLALLLLERSDSLYQVPQYEAHVHRVLSSQFLVLCARHPSLVVELAKELLEFVGSVSSVHSRETMLTAVVWAVGEYLSVSWDRRCTVEQINRFFEALEALLFEVTQSRPSATLPKCPPRVITVLMTTLTKLASRSQDLIPRVSLFLSKMRSLAQNPAPSSDRCGEDAGAVCTRAAELLTLLKMPSVAQFVLTPSAEVSEPRYHRDTNTALPLALRTVSRLVEKEAGLLLG